CCGATATGGAGCGGAATCCTTCCGAGTTTTCGGGCGGTTATCAGATTCGGATGAATCTCGCAAAACTTCTTGTCTCCGCTCCCGATATGCTCATGCTCGACGAGCCTAACAACTATCTCGATATCGTCACCATCCGTTGGCTCGAGGAATTCTTAAGAGAATGGGAAGGTGAAATCATATTAGTAACTCATGATAGAAGTTTTATGGACGCCGTCGTCACTCATACGGTCGCGATCCACAGAACAAAGGCGATCAAGGTTCAAGGTGATACTGAAAAACTTTACAGCCAGATCAATCAATCCGAAGAGATCTATGAGAAAACTCGTTTGAACGAGGCTAAAAAACGCAAGCAGGAAGAAATTTTTATCGCTAAGTTCAAAGCAAAAGCGAGCTTTGCGAGCCGAGCTCAGTCCAGAGTGAAGAAGTTGGAAAAACAGGGTGAGATGAAAGCCCTGGAACAAATTCAAGATATGGAATTGTATTTCAACAGCGCTCCCTTTGCAGCGAGTCAAATGCTTTCCGCAGAAGATCTTTCCTTTTCTTACGATGGGAAAGCGCCATTCTTAATCGAAAATTTTTCCATCAGCGTCGGTAACAGGGATCGTATCTGTATCATCGGTAAAAATGGAAAAGGTAAGTCCACGCTCCTCAAGATGTTCGCGGGTGAAAATGTTCCTTCTCAAGGCAATGTAAAAAAACATCCGATCTTGAAGGAAGGTTATTTCGGTCAAACGAACAAACTCAATCTCAACGAAGCGGCTACCGTTGTGGAAGAGATTATGAGTTCCGATAAAGCCTGCACGGAGTGGCAGGCGAGAAACATCGCGGGTGGTCTTATGTTTTCGGAGGATCAGGCCCTTAAAAAAATCAAGGTCCTATCCGGGGGTGAAAAGAGCCGGGTCCTTCTGGGTAAAATTCTGGTAACTCCTTGTCATCTTCTCTATCTGGATGAGCCTACCAACCACTTGGATATGCAATCCTGCGATTCTCTCATTGAAGCGATCGATGAGTTCGAAGGTTCCGTCATCATGGTCACTCACAATGAGATGCACCTTCGCGCGGTTGCGACCAAGTTGATCGTCTTTGATAACGATACGATTCGGATCTTCGACGGTTCTTATGAGGATTTCTTAAACGACGTGGGTTGGTCGGACGAAGACTATTGATTGGAGTTCCCGCATTTTCGAAAAACCCCAATCCTTTTTTTTAGTCGTTTCTATATTAGAAAACTAGAATTCTTTCTTACGACAAAAAGATTCTTAGTTTGCGTGCATTCTTGTTGAAATTGCGATTCGATTCCAAGCGTTTATGGTGTTGATCAGAATCACGAGCGCTACGAATTCTTTTTCGCCGAAATGTTTTCTCACACGTTCGTAGGTTTCATCGGGAACACCTTCTTCCGAAATTTTTGTTATCTTTTCAGTCAGTTCGAGAGCCGCCTTTTCTTTTTCCGTATAAAAGCTCGCTTCTCTCCACGCGTCTAAAAGATAGATTCTTTTTTCCGCCTCACCCATGGCTCTTAGATCCGCAGTGTGCATGTTGATACAAAAAGCGCAACCGTTGATTTGAGAAGAGCGAATCTTGACGAGCTCGTAGAGAATGGGATCGATCCCGCCTTGTTTTGCAAATTCTTCCATCTTCATCATCGCTTGCAGTGATTCCGGATACACTTTTGCGTAATTCAATCTTGTTTCCATGTTATCTCCTTTTCTAAGAAGGAAGACGCGGAAGCGATCTAGGCTTGTGACAAAAGAGAAGAATTTTTTATCTTTATTTTATCCAATTCTGAAAGTAGGAGATCACGGCATTCGCCGCCTGTTCTCTCATCATCTTTGAGATTCGATTCTCCTGATAGTAACCTCTTTTCATACAAGCAAATGCGATCTCGACGCCGAGAGTCGCGACATCCGGTTTTTTTGGAAGAATCAAAGGTGTATTGAGATTTGCCAGTTGAACACGAACACCGGCGCCGATATGTTCGATCGTAATCTCTTGCGCGAGATAGGCGTTTCTGCTAAATGGACCGCCTAACACGAGCATGCTGGCGACCGGAGTTGAATCGTAATAATCGGATGCGGCGTTAACCAAGACCCCGACTAATTTTTCCCAATGAATTTTGGAATTCTTAGCTCCCTTTGCGACCAAGATCTCTCCGACCTTCGTAAGATGTTTTTCCGCAAGATGGGTAAATAGGGCATATTTGTCTGGAAAGAATTGATAGATACTGGCTCTCGGTATTCCCGAAACCTTTGCAATTTCAGGGATCGAAGTTTCTTCGGGACCGATCTTTTCGAGAATCTTCTCAGCGGTTTCTAAAACGATCGCGACTCTTTGTTGAGAACGTTCCTGAAGAGGAGCTCTGGATCTTGTAGAAGCCTTTCCATCCTTACCGTTCAAACGTCTTGTTTTTGAATTTAGGTCTAACATCTGTTATTTATAGTTTCTTTCAAAGGTCGAAAAATTCCTTGCGTTCAAATCCTGTCTCGCTAAGATCTCTCGAAAATGTAACATTTGTTGGATTTGAGATTTCGTCAATGAATGTTCTCAATCGGCAAAGGAGAATCGGATGAAGTCGAATATCAAAGTCTGCGTGGTCGGTGCGGGCCCGAGCGGAATTGCAGCAGCTAAGAATTGTGTTCAATACGGGTTAGACGTAGTCGTTTTTGAAAAGAATGATAAGGTTGGAGGGAATTGGGTTTTTAATTCTAAGACCGGACATTCGAGCGTTTACGAAAACACTCATATCATCAGCTCTAAGTTCTGGTCGGAATACGAAGACTATCCGATGCCTGAAGATTATCCCGAGTATCCGAATCACAAACAACTCCAAGCCTATTTCGAATCTTATTCAAAACACTTCGGAGTGTATAAGAAAATCCGTTTCAATCATACGATACAAAAGATCACAAGAACCGAGGAAGGAAAATGGAAGGTTGATTTTTCCGACGCTTCAAAAAAGAAGAAGGTCGAGATCTTCGACGTTCTTATGGTCGCAAACGGACATCACTGGAATCCAAAGTATCCGGAATATCCCGGAAAGTTCACGGGAAAATTCATCCACTCTCACGACTTTAAGGGAGTTACGAATGAATGGAAGGGTAAGGACGTTCTTGTGATAGGCGGTGGTAACTCCGCGTGCGACGTTGCAGTGGAGTCCGCGCGCGTCGCCAATAGTGTGAAGTTGTCTATGAGAAGTCCACAGTGGTTTTTTCCAAAA
This is a stretch of genomic DNA from Leptospira tipperaryensis. It encodes these proteins:
- a CDS encoding ABC-F family ATP-binding cassette domain-containing protein, which produces MIKITGLNKAFTSKVLFDDLSLTINRGERVGLVGRNGHGKSTLFQMILGTVEADSGTISVPKGYKIGHLQQHLHFTKPTVLEECALGLPEGEEYETWQVEKILSGLGFSEADMERNPSEFSGGYQIRMNLAKLLVSAPDMLMLDEPNNYLDIVTIRWLEEFLREWEGEIILVTHDRSFMDAVVTHTVAIHRTKAIKVQGDTEKLYSQINQSEEIYEKTRLNEAKKRKQEEIFIAKFKAKASFASRAQSRVKKLEKQGEMKALEQIQDMELYFNSAPFAASQMLSAEDLSFSYDGKAPFLIENFSISVGNRDRICIIGKNGKGKSTLLKMFAGENVPSQGNVKKHPILKEGYFGQTNKLNLNEAATVVEEIMSSDKACTEWQARNIAGGLMFSEDQALKKIKVLSGGEKSRVLLGKILVTPCHLLYLDEPTNHLDMQSCDSLIEAIDEFEGSVIMVTHNEMHLRAVATKLIVFDNDTIRIFDGSYEDFLNDVGWSDEDY
- a CDS encoding TetR/AcrR family transcriptional regulator, whose translation is MLDLNSKTRRLNGKDGKASTRSRAPLQERSQQRVAIVLETAEKILEKIGPEETSIPEIAKVSGIPRASIYQFFPDKYALFTHLAEKHLTKVGEILVAKGAKNSKIHWEKLVGVLVNAASDYYDSTPVASMLVLGGPFSRNAYLAQEITIEHIGAGVRVQLANLNTPLILPKKPDVATLGVEIAFACMKRGYYQENRISKMMREQAANAVISYFQNWIK
- a CDS encoding carboxymuconolactone decarboxylase family protein, which produces METRLNYAKVYPESLQAMMKMEEFAKQGGIDPILYELVKIRSSQINGCAFCINMHTADLRAMGEAEKRIYLLDAWREASFYTEKEKAALELTEKITKISEEGVPDETYERVRKHFGEKEFVALVILINTINAWNRIAISTRMHAN